One Drosophila ananassae strain 14024-0371.13 chromosome 4 unlocalized genomic scaffold, ASM1763931v2 tig00000240, whole genome shotgun sequence genomic window carries:
- the LOC123258012 gene encoding riboflavin biosynthesis protein RibD-like produces MTDDHFMSIALRLAEKNLGNVAPNPAVGCVIVKDGTIVSEGYTGIGGRPHAEVVALQNAKDSTHGATIYITLEPCCHHGVTGPCTAKIIKASIKRVVIATIDPDSRVSGRGMKALKEAGIEVEQGIMQKEAKELNVGFFTTKELHRPFIACKVATTLDGKIATFTGDSKWITSENTRNWVHELRTKYDAIMIGSNTLINDDPLLTCRLPGLGSRSPIRLIIDSQGRLKEEHNIAKTADKVITWVITNKEVEKKIKNINYLVVNSSNAGKVCLKDMALKLVSEIGITRLLVEGGGVLITELLKCNLIDRLIICRSGKILGNDATPFVGDLGIQFINNCYQFKKTKIIEFSEDIVEVWDRSS; encoded by the coding sequence ATGACTGATGATCATTTCATGTCAATTGCATTAAGGCTTGCAGAAAAAAATCTTGGAAATGTTGCACCAAATCCTGCTGTCGGGTGTGTTATTGTAAAGGATGGTACAATTGTTAGTGAGGGATACACAGGGATTGGTGGGCGTCCGCATGCGGAGGTAGTCGCTTTGCAAAACGCTAAAGATTCAACTCATGGCGCAACTATATATATCACTCTTGAGCCATGTTGTCATCACGGAGTCACGGGGCCTTGCACtgcaaaaatcataaaagctAGCATAAAAAGAGTAGTAATTGCAACTATTGACCCAGATAGTAGAGTTTCAGGCAGAGGCATGAAAGCTCTGAAAGAAGCAGGAATTGAAGTTGAGCAAGGTATTATGCAAAAAGAGGCAAAAGAACTGAATGTCGGTTTTTTCACCACTAAAGAATTACATAGACCATTTATAGCTTGCAAAGTCGCAACAACTCTTGACGGAAAAATCGCAACATTTACAGGCGATAGCAAATGGATAACAAGTGAAAATACGAGAAACTGGGTGCATGAGCTCAGAACGAAATATGATGCAATTATGATCGGCAGCAATACTCTTATTAATGATGATCCACTCTTAACTTGCAGATTACCAGGACTTGGAAGTAGATCGCCAATAAGGCTAATTATAGATAGCCAAGGGAGATTAAAGGAAGAGCATAACATTGCAAAGACTGCAGACAAAGTAATAACTTGGGTCATCACAAATAAAGAAgtagagaaaaaaataaaaaacattaacTACTTAGTAGTTAATTCAAGCAACGCAGGTAAGGTTTGCCTAAAGGACATGGCATTAAAACTTGTTTCAGAAATTGGTATAACAAGATTATTAGTTGAAGgtggaggagtgttaatcacAGAACTATTAAAGTGTAATTTAATCGACAGGTTGATAATATGCCGCAGTGGTAAAATTTTAGGCAATGATGCCACTCCTTTTGTAGGAGATTTAGGGATTCAATTCATTAACAACTGTTAtcagtttaaaaaaacaaagataATAGAGTTTAGTGAGGATATAGTTGAGGTTTGGGATAGGTCGTCATAA